A part of Planctomycetota bacterium genomic DNA contains:
- a CDS encoding ATP-binding cassette domain-containing protein, translating to LGDDEVHLGEPVLSGVSLDVPPGTTVALVGPSGAGKTTLCNLIARFFDPTSGRILLDGTDIRDYDVDDYRSLLGIVEQDTFLFDGTIAQNIAFGRRDATPADVRRAAQLANADQFIEKLEGGYEALIGERGVKLSGGQRQRITIARAILADPKILILDEATSNLDAESERLIQQSLADLMRDRTSFVIAHRLSTIRNADLIVVLVNGELAEVGTHEELLAASGRYQLMVQLQTETMTERNGQVT from the coding sequence CTCGGCGACGACGAAGTGCACCTCGGCGAGCCGGTGTTGTCCGGCGTCTCGCTCGACGTGCCGCCCGGCACCACCGTCGCGCTCGTCGGCCCGAGTGGTGCGGGCAAGACGACGCTGTGCAACCTGATCGCACGTTTCTTCGATCCGACGAGCGGGCGCATCCTGCTCGACGGCACCGACATCCGCGACTACGACGTCGACGACTACCGCTCGCTGCTCGGCATCGTCGAGCAGGACACGTTCCTCTTCGACGGCACGATCGCCCAGAACATCGCCTTCGGCCGGCGTGATGCGACGCCCGCGGACGTCCGTCGGGCGGCTCAGTTGGCCAATGCCGATCAGTTCATCGAGAAGCTCGAAGGCGGCTACGAAGCCCTCATCGGCGAGCGTGGCGTCAAGCTTTCGGGCGGACAGCGGCAGCGCATCACCATCGCCCGGGCCATCTTGGCGGATCCGAAGATCCTGATCCTCGACGAGGCGACGAGCAATCTCGACGCCGAGAGCGAACGGCTGATCCAGCAGAGCCTGGCCGACCTGATGCGGGACCGGACGAGCTTCGTGATCGCCCACCGGCTCTCGACCATCCGCAATGCCGACCTGATTGTCGTGCTCGTCAACGGCGAGCTGGCCGAGGTCGGCACGCACGAAGAGTTGCTCGCGGCCAGCGGGCGCTATCAGCTGATGGTCCAACTTCAGACCGAGACGATGACCGAGCGAAACGGCCAAGTCACCTGA